The following are encoded in a window of Vigna unguiculata cultivar IT97K-499-35 chromosome 8, ASM411807v1, whole genome shotgun sequence genomic DNA:
- the LOC114194784 gene encoding uncharacterized protein LOC114194784, with protein sequence MDSIVEEVGEENVIQVVTDNAANYKAAGHLLMTKRKRLFWTPCAAHCVDLMLEDYEKKIPIHEETIPKGRDLVRPGVTRFATSYLTLGCLHENKGALIRMFTSNEWKSSKFAKTNDGKIVEDVVLDKEFWKNIITCLKGAFPLIEVLRLVDSDQKPAMGFIYEAMDQAKEKIQKAFNAVKKRWDKQLHRPLHAAGYFLNPQMHYRPGFKADLEVKRGLMECITRMVEDEDEQTLIMSINLKTPADWWESYGDEYPELQKIAIHVLSLTCSSSGCERNWSSFEMVHTKRRNRLKQSTMNDVFVMANSKLAKKKQTRKPARINIDDCSSDEEWIMEDEHEQNEALDLDENLIPVEVQDDETLHSQDLDMTDLNDERDRNDGAGDCEFNLEDYLV encoded by the exons ATGGATAGCATTGTTGAAGAGGTGGGAGAAGAAAATGTCATTCAAGTTGTCACCGATAATGCTGCAAACTATAAAGCTGCTGGCCATTTGTTGATGACAAAGAGAAAAAGGCTATTTTGGACACCGTGTGCTGCACATTGTGTCGACTTAATGTTAGAAGATTATGAAAAGAAGATCCCCATTCATGAGGAGACAATTccaaaag GAAGGGATTTGGTGAGGCCGGGTGTTACCCGTTTCGCTACATCGTATCTAACGTTAGGATGCCTACATGAGAATAAAGGAGCTTTGATTAGAATGTTTACTAGCAATGAGTGGAAGTCTAGCAAGTTTGCTAAAACCAATGATGGTAAAATAGTTGAAGATGTTGTTTTAGATAAGGAGTTTTGGAAGAATATAATAACTTGTTTGAAGGGTGCATTTCCTTTAATTGAAGTGCTTCGATTGGTTGATTCGGATCAAAAGCCAGCCATGGGATTCATTTATGAAGCAATGGATCAAGCAAAGGAGAAGATTCAAAAGGCTTTCAATGCTGTCAAAAAAAG GTGGGACAAGCAGCTCCATAGGCCTTTGCATGCTGCAGGCTATTTTCTTAACCCTCAAATGCATTATCGTCCCGGATTTAAAGCAGATTTGGAAGTGAAACGAGGTTTGATGGAATGTATAACTAGGATGGTCGAAGATGAGGATGAACAAACTCTCATTAT GTCAATTAATTTAAAGACTCCAGCAGATTGGTGGGAGTCTTATGGTGATGAATATCCTGAACTCCAAAAAATTGCGATTCATGTATTAAGCTTGACATGTAGCTCCTCCGGATGTGAGCGTAATTGGAGTTCCTTTGAGATG GTCCATACAAAGAGAAGAAATAGGCTAAAGCAAAGCACAATGAATGATGTTTTTGTTATGGCCAATTCAAAATTAGCCAAGAAGAAACAAACAAGAAAACCAGCTCGAATTAACATTGATGATTGTTCATCCGATGAAGAGTGGATTATGGAAGATGAGCATGAGCAAAATGAAGCATTGGATTTGGATGAGAACTTGATTCCAGTTGAAGTTCAAGACGATGAAACTTTACATAGTCAAGACTTAGATATGACTGATTTGAATGACGAACGAGATAGGAATGATGGAGCTGGAGATTGTGAATTTAACTTAGAAGACTATTTGGTTTAG